A single Coregonus clupeaformis isolate EN_2021a chromosome 39, ASM2061545v1, whole genome shotgun sequence DNA region contains:
- the LOC121554734 gene encoding U2 small nuclear ribonucleoprotein A'-like: METGGPPAAPGQPGQPGQPGPVLGLRSLSFAYQGLLEIPYEVILAQRDTLEVLDLSYNLLEESPALLGELEKLSTLILDCNSYSSHVKFPYMPSVTTVWINKNKIGNLPIFVEEIRSKFPNIKIVSMMNNEAAPSYFNGGNLDQYIDYRQYVISQIPSLKILDDAEVLDKERAQAKKTYRMQRTREGSKRRKELHH; this comes from the exons ATGGAGACAGGGGGGCCTCCTGCTGCACCAGGCCAGCCTGGCCAACCCGGTCAGCCAGGCCCGGTGCTGGGGCTTCGGAGTCTCTCCTTTGCCTACCAGGGATTGCTAGAGATCCCCTACGAAGTCATACTAGCCCAGCGAGACACCCTGGAAGTGTTGGACCTCAGCTACAACCTGCTGGAGGA gag CCCAGCTCTCCTGGGTGAACTGGAGAAGCTCAGTACTCTGATCCTGGACTGCAACAGCTACTCGTCCCACGTCAAGTTCCCCTACATGCCTAGTGTCACCACCGTGTGGATCAACAAGAATAAGATCGGCAACCTGCCCATCTTCGTTGAGGAGATCCGAAGCAAGTTCCCCAACATCAA GATTGTCAGCATGATGAACAATGAAGCAGCACCCAGCTACTTCAATGGAGGGAATCTAGACCAGTACATAGACTACAG GCAGTATGTGATCAGTCAGATCCCAAGCCTGAAGATCCTGGATGACGCTGAGGTTTTGGATAAAGAGAGAGCACAGGCTAAGAAGACCTATAGGATGCAGAGGACCAGAGAAGGCAGCAAAAGGAGGAAGGAACTCCATCATTGA